The following coding sequences are from one Triticum dicoccoides isolate Atlit2015 ecotype Zavitan chromosome 4A, WEW_v2.0, whole genome shotgun sequence window:
- the LOC119288286 gene encoding uncharacterized membrane protein YjcL-like, which translates to MAPLAASLLRPSPSPPCHLLLQRRRAGSLQPLAPRLPRFWRDGCQPPRLRHVRPPRAAPIIAPGDQWGNWAFLLSAAAFGTWAEERTAWGAALSGALVSILAGLAASSAGLVAPGAPAQAVVMEYLLPVAVPLLLLGADLRRVVRATGDLLKAFLVGSVATVIGTMVAYLLFPMRSLGQDSWKIAAALMGSYIGGAVNFVAISEALGTTPSVVAAGVAADNLISALYFTALFALASKIPPEPKSASSADDGGGEPRGSMSVLHGGAALALSFAICRAGTAVAAVLGVAAGGTLPCVTALVVLLATAFPGLLGRLAPSGETMALILMQVFFTVVGANGSVVDAVTKAPTVFAFAAVQVAVHLAVVLGAGRLAGLDRKRLLIASNANVGGPTTAAAMATAKGWSSLVVPGILVGIFGISIATFLGIGFGMFVLRRISGF; encoded by the exons ATGGCGCCGTTGGCCGCCTCCCTGCTCCGACCCTCCCCCTCGCCGCCGTGCCATCTCCTCCTCCAACGCCGCCGCGCCGGCAGCCTCCAGCCTCTGGCGCCTCGGCTGCCGCGCTTCTGGCGTGACGGGTGCCAGCCGCCTCGGCTCCGGCATgtccggccgccgcgcgccgcgcCCATCATCGCGCCCGGCGACCAGTGGGGCAACTGGGCgttcctcctctccgccgccgccttcgGCACCTG GGCGGAGGAGCGGACGGCGTGGGGCGCGGCGCTGAGCGGGGCGCTGGTGAGCATCCTGGCGGGGCTGGCGGCCTCGTCGGCCGGGCTGGTGGCGCCCGGCGCGCCCGCGCAGGCCGTCGTCATGGAGTACCTGCTCCCCGTCGCCGTGCCGCTCCTGCTCCTCGGCGCCGACCTCCGCCGCGTCGTCCGCGCCACCGGCGACCTCCTCAAGGCCTTCCTCGTCGGATCAG TTGCAACTGTAATCGGCACGATGGTGGCATATCTGCTGTTCCCGATGAGGTCGCTGGGCCAGGATAGCTGGAAGATCGCCGCCGCTCTCATGGGAAGCTACATTGGCGGAG CTGTGAATTTCGTGGCGATCTCGGAGGCGCTGGGCACGACGCCGTCGGTGGTGGCGGCCGGCGTGGCGGCGGACAACCTCATCTCCGCGCTCTACTTCACGGCCCTTTTCGCGCTGGCGTCCAAGATACCGCCGGAGCCCAAGAGCGCCTCGTCCGCGGACGACGGCGGCGGGGAGCCCCGGGGCAGCATGTCGGTGCTGCACGGCGGCGCGGCGCTGGCGCTCTCGTTCGCGATCTGCAGGGCTGGCACGGCCGTCGCGGCGGTGCTGGGCGTGGCCGCCGGCGGCACGCTGCCGTGCGTGACGGCGCTGGTGGTGCTGCTGGCGACGGCGTTCCCGGGCTTGCTGGGCCGGCTGGCGCCCTCCGGCGAGACCATGGCGCTGATCCTCATGCAGGTGTTCTTCACGGTGGTGGGCGCCAACGGCAGCGTGGTGGACGCGGTCACCAAGGCGCCCACCGTGTTCGCGTTCGCGGCCGTGCAGGTGGCCGTGCACCTCGCCGTCGTGCTCGGGGCCGGGAGGCTGGCGGGGCTGGACAGGAAGCGGCTGCTCATCGCGTCCAACGCCAACGTCGGCGGGCCGACCACGGCGGCCGCCATGGCGACGGCAAAAGGGTGGAGCTCGCTCGTCGTGCCCGGGATCCTCGTCGGCATCTTTGGGATCTCCATTGCCACGTTCCTTGGCATCGGCTTTGGCATGTTCGTGCTCCGGAGAATTTCCGGCTTCTAG